The following is a genomic window from Mauremys mutica isolate MM-2020 ecotype Southern chromosome 4, ASM2049712v1, whole genome shotgun sequence.
ctcccacacccctcccccccggtgagagacccggcaccctcccacacccctccccccggtgagagacccggcaccctcccacccccctcccccccggggtgtgacccggcaccctcccacacccctcccccccggtgagTGTCccggcaccctcccacacccctcccccccggtgagagacccggcaccctcccacacccctcccccccggtgagAGAcctggcaccctcccacacccctcccccccccgtgagagacccggcacccttcctctcccccctctccTGAGAGACCGGCAGCCCTCATCTGCTTCCCccttcaccccgccccccccggtgagagacccggcaccctcccacaccctcccccccggTGAGAGACCcggccacccccccacaccccgcccccccggtgagagacccggcaccctcccacacccctcccccccccgtgagagacccggcacccttcctctcccccctctccTGAGAGACCCGGCAGCCCTCATCTGCTtcccccttcacccctccccccccgtgagagacccggcaccctcccacacccctcccccccggtgagagacccggcaccctcccacacccccccccccccccggtgagagacccggcaccctcccacacccctccccccccccggtgagagacccggcaccctcccacacccctcccccccccggtgagagacccggcaccctcccacaccccccccccccccggtgagagacccggcaccctcccacacccctcccccccccggtgagagacccggcaccctcccacacccctcccccccggtgagagacccggcaccctcccacacccctcccccccggtgagagacccggcaccctcccacacccctccccccccggtgagagacccggcaccctcccacacccctccccccccgttgagagacccggcaccctcccacacccctcccccccgtgagAGACCTggcaccctcccccccctccccccccgtgagagacccggcacccttcctctcccccctctccTGAGAGACCCGGCAGCCCTCATCTGCTtcccccttcacccctcccccccccgtgagagacccggcaccctcccacacccctcccccccggtgagagacccggcaccctcccacacccctcccccccgtgagagacccggcaccctcccacacccctcccccccggtgagagacccggcaccctcccacacccctccccccccgtgagagacccggcaccctcccacacccctccccccccgtgagagacccggcaccctcccacacccctcccccccgtgagagacccggcaccctcccacacccctcccccccgtgagagacctggcaccctcccacacccctcccccccccgtgagagacccggcacccttcctctcccccctctccTGAGAGACCCGGCAGCCCTCATCTGCTtcccccttcacccctcccccccccgtgagagacccggcaccctcccacacccctcccccccccgtgagagacccggcacccccccccccctcccccccccgtgagagacccggcaccctcccacacccctcccccccggtgtGCGACccggcacccccccaccccccggccccccccggtgagagacccggcaccctcccacacccctcccccccccggtgaGAGACccggccccctcccacacccctcccccccccggtgaGAGACCCggcgccctcccacaccccccccccccccggtgagagacccggcaccctcccacacccctcccccccggtgagagacccggcaccctcccacacccctcccccccggtgagagacccggcaccctcccacaccccaccccccccgctgAGAGACCccgcaccctcccacacccctccccccccggtgagagacccggcaccctcacccgctttccccccccccgtgAGAGACCCCTCACCCGCTTTCCCCCGTCCACCCCCCCCTGTGAGAGACCCGGCACCCTcacccgcttcccccccccgtgAGAGACCCCTCACCCGCTTTCCCCCATCCGCCCCCCCCCGTGAGAGacctggcacccccccccccgtgagagACCCCCTCACCCGCTTTCCCCCATCCGCTGTGAGAGGCCcagctctcctcccaccccccgaagcccggcaccccctcccccgctcctcccccttgaAGATTCGTCAGTTATAATCAGACCTTAGTCTAGCataagttttttaaatgtattaatgGGTTTTAAAAACTGCGCTTATAATTATTTGCTTTTTatctatttttttgtttgtttgtttagtggTCAAACAAGGCCTTTAGAGAAGAATAAGTTTACACAGAAGGCGTTGGATCTGGCATGGCGATACTTCTTGCCCCCTTACACTTTCCAAATTCGTGTTGGTGCTCTGTATCTTCTGTATGGATTGTATAGTACGCAACTCTGTAAGCCAAAACAAAAGGTAAGTCTTTTTGAGGATCCATTCTCAAAAGAATATCAGACTTTTATGATTGTATTAAGATTTCTTGTATGTTTTACTATCACAACTTGAAGagactttttcttcttttttaggAATAAAAACATGAGTATTCTGGAAGAAATGGGCCCACTAAGAAAGCTGCCCTCATTAAAGTCTGAGAGCCTAAACACTGGCTAAATTAACTAAAGTCCTGGTATTTTTCAGAACTGAAAATATCATTTGCCTGTGCCTATAGGAAAAactcctttgtttaaaaaataataaattcaagTTTCTAGGCTTTCCAATGTGAGCTGAGAGTAAACTGATCAGCAGTCTTTTCCTAGTGCTGCAGAGAGCTATTGGTGCTTACGTTTTTCCCAACGTGTAGCAAAGTGAAAACTGACCAAAGTTTCATCAGTTTTCGTTTGTTACTCTTCAGAACCATATATACAGCAGGCAAATTGAGTTTAATTGCAGTTTCTCCTGAAAGGTATAAGCAATATAGATACATGTTCTCAAGCTATTCCTTAGAAAGGGAGACCTAAAAAGAGATGTTGTGGGAGGTGTAGAGTAGATGCATCCTTTTTGCACCATCAAGAGCTGAGGGGTAAAGTAGCAGGAGCCAACTTCACAACCAGGATCCTCCGGGTAGGAGAGGAAAACAAGAGGAAAATGTAAAGTCTTCCCTCTACCCTgaggggggagaaaaaacatCTTTCATACACCTAGCTGGAGTTCCCGAGCAGGTTAAAATAATGGCACTTAGGTAAGAATCCTTACATTGTTCTCTTTACAGCTTTGAGGAGTGTATGAATTAACTTCTCACCTTAGTAGATCAGAACACAAGGAGCACGGGGGGAGAGGCATCTTTGACATTAGTCTTTAACTAGTAGGTTTATTCCCTGACATTTAAGTGTCCGTAAAATTTCCAAGTGCTGTGTTGAAAGGAAGTGCATATGTGGTCTGAGAGGCAGGGACCGATGAGATAAATTGAAATAGTGTGGAAGTATCAGAAAGATTTTGGAGAAGAAACAAAATGTAAAGGTGGTGTTGGAAATGCAGTGTAAGGAAAGGTATAATTAGACTACTTATGAGTAAAAATATGTGCATATGTAAGTCTTTGGAAGTTTTGGGCCCAAAGTTGCACTTCACTGGTTGAAATAAAAATTACTAATGCTGTGACAGTGCATGCTTTAACTTCAGACAAGTCAGGTAATTCAATTGAGATAACTGGTGAAACCTGTAATAACTTTACAGGTATTTAAAACTCAAATGGCTGCCACCATCATATGTTTTAGCAGTGATCCTAAGAAGTTGCGATCAACTGGAGAAAGTGGAAGGTTGACAGAATAGATAGGGAGGGAAAGGTACGTCTGTAAAATATTGCAGTGTTGATAAAACTACAACTTTagaatggaatttaaaaaaaaacccatgaactTGAGTCTGCACACTCATAGCTAAACATAGTGTTTCAGCCACCTAAGAATCTAAGACTTTTGCTCTTTCAGAGAAGTGTTGCTCGCCTCTATTCAGAGAGATGCCAGTCCTCCCTAATTTTCAATAATCCTCCCGGTTTGTACATTTTAATTATGAATTCAGGTCTTAAATCTATGCTTTTGCATCGGTCACTACCATTCGGGTCTGATGAACACAGCAAATAGTGCCGAGGCTGTTCACTGCCTTTGTGGCATGTGTGCAGATTGTGCAGTGAAAATCTGATAGGAGAAAGCAGTGACAATTTTAAATGGCGTTTGGTGCCTGATTCACTGCCCAAGCCACAGGCTGTGTGTTGCTCTCCGTCTCCTGTGGACCCTGCTGCACTACGTTAATGCGCTGTAGGTACTTTTTAGAACGCATCAGCACTGCCCACGGGGCATTTAGAGAGCAATGAGCAGCCTGTGGCGAGGGTGGGGAAACCAGTGCCCCAATACCATTCCAGATTCCTAGATTGCTTCCTATCACACCCTTACAGTtcaggcagtgggggaggaggaggagagagggaacACAAAAGAGGAGGAGGATCATCCTGGGAATGAGGTCCAGACCAAGGAATGGCCAAGGTAATTAAGAGCCCTAGGTGGCATAGGAGATCTGCTTTCCTAGGGCCAATCCTCCCCTTTTCCCTGTTGGGGAAGTTGGGATGGGCAAGGTCCTACTTGAACATAGACAGTGAGGAGAGTTCCTGGTTTCTCTGGGCAGataggtggggaggaggagaggttcTGGTTTCACCAGGGGCAGATGTCATGGCTATGTGAAGGCATGGAGCCCTGTACATGTGCGCATGGTCTCTGGCCCCCTGCCTAGGAAAATTTTGGGGGCAAGCAtccatggttttattttttattttattttttgccatgATCCACTTGCCCCAAAGTTCACCAGCTGCCATTCTCAATCAAAATGGCTGATATGGGTGATTAAAAATAGCCAAATAtaccaaaaaattgaaaatggtTTCAGAAATTCAAAATAGACCATAAAAATGAATGTAAAGCAATTTAAACTGTTATAAAAGGGTGAAAATTATGCATACTGTGAACTTTTTTCCATGGACATATCCATCGCACATAGTGATCTAAAATGCACCTCAAGCATTCAAGACGCTACCCCATACCTAGGGccataccaaattcatggccatgaaaagtgcatcacggactgtgaaatctggtcttttgtgtgcctaggcctatactgtacagatttcacgggggagctcagtgtttctcagattgggagtcctgacccaaaagagagttaCGAGGGTCACAcggttattttagggggtcatGGTGTGGCCACCTTtctgtgctgtcttcagagctgggcagcataCCATACCATGCttcccttacttctgcgctgctgctggtggtggctctgccttcagagctgggctcccagcccgcagccactgctctccagctgcacaACTCTGAAAGCAGCGCCGCCGCCAgctgcagcgcagaagtaagagttgCAGTACGCAACCCcccttacaattacaacaccgtgaaattttagatttaaatacctgtaatcatgaaatttacaatttttaaaatcctatgaccatgaagttgaccaaaatggaccgtgaatttggtagggtgcTACTCAGACCTCCTGTCTGTATTTGGCTTTGTGCCTTTGGTACTTGTCAACTGGTCCAAGTAACCTTTCTAATTCcttcttaacttttttttatataaacatcCCTAAAAGTCAGAGCAAGGTTGGCATCTTTGTATTCATTGTCAAAACAGATGGCTAAACCTTGAATACTAAACACAGAAATTACATGAATTACTTGTTGCTATTAGAATCTGTTACTGCATCTTTTCGGTAGTTTTGAGGTCACTTCTGTCATATACACCCTATACAGGCATGTGTCTCGTTTGTAGCATGCTATGACTTTACTCCACTGGTCAGCTCAAATCTCTAATCACTGTTCAAGGAAATGTGTATCAGTAAAATAGATTCCTCTTTTCTATTGCAGATCAGAATTGCACTCAAGGAGTGGCTTGAAGTTCAGAGATTTCAACAGGATCTGATAAATGCCCAGCATTATGATGCAGCGTACATATTTAGGAAGCTGAGACTAGACAAAGCATTTCACTTTACAGCAATGCCCAGACTTGTGAGTTATTGCACAAAGAACTTACTTCCTTTAGAAAATCCCTGTCTATCTTCTAATTGTTGTACAATGTTCAACTAAAAATAAGAAATGGAGAGAGTTGAGCAGCACCAATGCACTTGGTTTGCAGTTACTTTTTTACAATACCCCAAAGTGCAGTAGGTACTTTACATCTAATgttctgctttaaaaaacaagcaattatttgaaaaaatattGCTTTGGCAGCTTTATGATTTATCATGGCTTTTAATCTGTAGAAATTAACATTCAATTTTTCTGAGTTTTGGTGGCTTGAATTTCTGATAACAGTGAAGGAAggaacatcttttttaaaaacaaatgtttcaCAAAAGCTATTAAATCACTGCTATGAGACTAAATTCCTGAAAATAAATCTATACAGCTGAATGTCGGGATCACCTTGTTTTCTAGATCCATGCCTTTCAGCATCTTTCATTTTTTGACTGTCAGTGTGAGAATTTTCATAGTTATAAACATTTCTTTTACTGTGTATTTCAAAATATACCCATCTTTATACAGCTATCCTTCAGAACTAAGAAAAAGATTCGGGAAACTCAACTTAAAGAGGAATTTAAGGAGCTAAGTAACCGAGTAAGCAGGCTCATCACTAATGATGTGTTGGAGGTACAGTAACTCTTATGCTACAAAATAATTATCATTATTGTCAAATATAATTTCTCTAATTGTATAATCTGGGCCTCATAAAAGTTCTGTTACAGAAATGAGGACAATTATGTGTACCAACAGTTTTACCATCCGTTCTGAAACACTGCATCTATTTTCACGGAAGGACTACGATATTTATATAATACCGAAAGTGTGCAAAGTGCTTCACAGAGACGATAAGAGGACTATTCCCTTCCAATCCAAATAGGCAATTCTCAGACAAGGGGTAGTGGAAGTACACTGCAAAAGacagtattttaatttaaattttgacATTTGTGTTTGCCCTGATTCAACAACTGACTGTGTACAAGTGGGCGTGTTGATGTACCAGCATACAATcagctgcaggattggggccttttttttccttctttttaccCTTGCCTATTTTCCCATTTTAAATCATGGTCATTTTACTGCTCGCCCTTTGTTTAGTATAACGTTACCTGTACAAACTTTGGCACTGGAAGCAGGATAGAGTTTTCCTTCTATTACATGTCTAGTCATGTCGACCAGCCGTCTGGTTCATGATGTCTCTTCCAGTTGGTTCTAGCAGCTTCGACTTGTACATGAGGAAGACCTGCCCCCCATCTCATGTCCTCCACTGCCACTGAAATCATTAACTAACAGTGAAATGGGGGGAAACTTTAAAATGCCTCAAACAGTTGAAGATTGAAATCTCTGCCTGAAAATAATTACTTGGTACCACTGAGGTTTCTTACTAAGTTTCTTTCTTAGTGCACGGTCTGTCTTCTTCTGCTTCTCCACTAAACTGGTGGGACCTTGATACTAGATTTTAATACATTCTTGTGACTTGCTACTACTGACAGTGATCAGCTAATTTTAACAACCTCCTTTTTAAAACAGTTGCTAGTTCAATatactgtgatttaaaaaaaaattatatgcaCAATGTCCATATTTAATCAGAAGTTTATATTCTTTATTTGTTGCTACAtcttttttaaagcttttaacattttttactTCAGGAAATGATGAATGTTCATGACCACTATCAGAAAATGAAGTGTTTGATCTCCACTGACAAATCCCAGCCGGACAAGGCTCTGAGCTTGATAAAGGATGAATTTGTAATTAATATTAAGAATGCGATTTTGGAATATCAGCAATGGCAGCAGAACAAAATGGTAGGCGATAGTCTCTATTATGCTGTGGCAGTACAGGTCATCATGAGTGTGTAGAATGTATTAAATGTGTGAAGGCCTCTGAATATATTTTTCAAATGATAAATGAAAGCTTTGTCTTAAAAGATTTGTAATGAGTGAAACACCAAATACATAATATGTACACATTGCCTCTATGGAAGTCTGAAGGATTAGTGGTGCATGAATGCATAGATCCCTACTTAAAGCAATCTTGTAATGTAAATGTTAAATGTgccacacacacttactttgAAGTCACGCAAGGGCCATGGTACTAGTAATTAAAATATTAGACTGAGGTAGAAGGGAGAATGTGGTTACTTTCctaaaataaattgatttttaaaatttttaaatgttGTCAAATAGAAACTGCGATACCTGAAAATGTGCATAGTAAAGTTGTCTTGTTCAAGTCCTGAATGAGTTTTAAATATCTATACTTTTTCAGAAATCCTCCTCAAAGGCTAAAGATAGTGAAGAAATGACTGACAAAAAGGAAGGAGGGACTTCTCAAGACTCAGAAGTAAGAAAAGTTTACTGTGTAATATCTTAATGTTATTGGACAACCTAATCTGCAGTGAGAGCATGTCAATCTGTgatcaagtcaggaagctaaacagtAGTCAGGTCAAGCCTGGCCAGTACTAACCTGAGAGACCTTCAAATTCCAGAGTTCTGGAGGAAGTAGTGTTGGTGTTCTTTAGCAAGTATGTTCTCTGTCAGTGGTGGACACAGGTCACAACTTGAGAAGTCCTGAACACTTTTCATGAAGAATGCCATGGCCATTCTCCACAGAAGTAGGGGTTTGATCCCTACTATCCTggccaaattcttttttggttctcCTGTAGTTTCAACTGAATGCTGTATTCAATTTTTACAATAAACTGTTTCATAGTGGtgctttttgtttaaataattgcTGGGTTGAACCCCATAGAAAGGTAACTATTTGCATGTATGATTTTCTGCATTGTGGAAACCTAGGAAAACCAAAGTCACCATTGCTTTACTCTGGAAATCTGATAGTTTGTTTTACTGAAATAAGGACTTTTTTAGCGGCACTTACTTTACACACTTAGCTCTCTACAGTGACACAGTTTGCAAGATATATCTTCTACAATGACTCTCAAGCAGTTGTTTCTTAATTTAATATTGCCCTTTCACTGAATGTTATATCAGGTAATGTGGAAACTGCCTCCTTAGTACACTTTTATATTCCATCAAGTTGCATACTGTAAATATTGAGATTTGTTCTCTTCCCCCATGTCCAACTCCACTATAGAGACATAGCGA
Proteins encoded in this region:
- the SNAPC1 gene encoding snRNA-activating protein complex subunit 1; translated protein: MSCVSGLQTDCEALLSSFQETDNVRFEVFAGLWRDRRFHTIFHGQTRPLEKNKFTQKALDLAWRYFLPPYTFQIRVGALYLLYGLYSTQLCKPKQKIRIALKEWLEVQRFQQDLINAQHYDAAYIFRKLRLDKAFHFTAMPRLLSFRTKKKIRETQLKEEFKELSNRVSRLITNDVLEEMMNVHDHYQKMKCLISTDKSQPDKALSLIKDEFVINIKNAILEYQQWQQNKMKSSSKAKDSEEMTDKKEGGTSQDSEGSERANALAKIKYKSYNAVAVASKSRRHRQVKLESSESGSDQGKMKSPRCKRSREGSQLTQKGNSLETKDRIQAIKKEVVTRNRRMPVITEEENSSEEDLPRPKRKRTR